A region from the Pseudomonas sp. KU26590 genome encodes:
- the glcD gene encoding glycolate oxidase subunit GlcD has product MNILYDERVDGVLPVIDKQQLLQALQARLPDLDILHREEELRPYECDGLSAYRTTPMLVVLPQRIEQVQTLLRVCHERGVPVVARGAGTGLSGGALPLEKGVLLVMARFNKILHIDPAGRFARVQPGVRNLAISQAAAPYDLYYAPDPSSQIACSIGGNVAENAGGVHCLKYGLTVHNLLKVDILTVEGEHMVLGSDALDSPGFDLLALFTGSEGMLGVITEVTVKLLPKPQVARVLLAAFDSVEKAGRAVGDIIAEGIIPGGLEMMDNLAIRAAEDFIHAGYPVDAEAILLCELDGVEADVHADCDRVRAVLENAGATEIRQAKDEAERVRFWAGRKNAFPAVGRLSPDYYCMDGTIPRRELPGVLKGISTLSEEYGLRVANVFHAGDGNMHPLILFDANQPGELDRAEALGGKILELCVKVGGSITGEHGVGREKINQMCAQFNSDELTLFHAVKAAFDPAGTLNPGKNIPTLHRCAEFGAMHVHMGKLPFPELERF; this is encoded by the coding sequence ATGAATATCCTGTACGACGAACGCGTCGACGGCGTTCTGCCGGTCATCGACAAACAACAGCTGCTTCAAGCTCTTCAAGCCCGCCTGCCTGATCTGGACATCCTCCACCGTGAGGAAGAACTGCGCCCTTACGAATGCGACGGCCTCTCCGCCTACCGCACGACGCCGATGCTGGTGGTGCTGCCCCAGCGCATCGAGCAGGTGCAGACGCTGCTGAGGGTCTGCCACGAGCGCGGCGTGCCGGTGGTGGCGCGCGGTGCCGGGACCGGACTGTCCGGCGGCGCCCTGCCGTTGGAAAAAGGCGTGCTGCTGGTGATGGCGCGCTTCAACAAAATCCTGCACATCGACCCCGCCGGGCGCTTTGCCCGCGTGCAGCCCGGCGTGCGCAACCTGGCCATTTCCCAGGCCGCCGCGCCCTACGATCTTTATTACGCGCCTGATCCTTCCTCGCAAATTGCCTGCTCCATCGGCGGCAACGTCGCGGAAAACGCCGGCGGCGTGCACTGCCTGAAATACGGCCTGACCGTGCACAACCTGCTCAAGGTCGACATCCTCACGGTCGAGGGCGAGCACATGGTGTTGGGCTCGGACGCGCTGGATTCACCGGGCTTCGACCTGCTGGCGCTGTTCACCGGTTCCGAAGGCATGCTCGGCGTGATCACCGAAGTGACCGTCAAACTGCTGCCCAAACCGCAGGTGGCGCGCGTGTTGCTGGCCGCCTTCGACTCGGTGGAAAAAGCCGGTCGCGCGGTCGGCGACATCATCGCCGAAGGCATCATCCCCGGCGGCCTGGAAATGATGGACAACCTGGCCATTCGCGCCGCTGAAGACTTCATTCACGCCGGCTACCCGGTCGACGCCGAAGCCATCCTGCTGTGCGAACTGGACGGCGTAGAAGCTGACGTTCACGCCGATTGCGACCGGGTCCGCGCGGTGTTGGAGAACGCCGGGGCGACCGAAATTCGCCAGGCGAAAGACGAAGCCGAACGGGTGCGATTCTGGGCCGGGCGCAAGAACGCTTTCCCGGCAGTCGGTCGGCTGTCGCCGGATTACTACTGCATGGACGGCACCATCCCGCGTCGGGAATTGCCGGGCGTGCTGAAGGGTATTTCCACGCTGTCGGAAGAATACGGCCTGCGCGTCGCCAACGTTTTCCACGCCGGGGACGGCAACATGCATCCTTTGATTCTCTTCGATGCCAACCAACCCGGTGAACTGGATCGCGCCGAAGCATTGGGCGGAAAGATTCTGGAGCTGTGCGTGAAAGTCGGCGGCAGCATCACCGGCGAGCACGGCGTGGGTCGCGAAAAGATCAATCAGATGTGCGCACAGTTCAACAGTGACGAGCTGACCTTGTTCCACGCCGTAAAAGCCGCGTTCGATCCGGCCGGCACCCTCAACCCCGGGAAAAACATCCCGACCCTGCACCGCTGCGCCGAGTTCGGTGCCATGCACGTGCACATGGGCAAGCTGCCCTTCCCTGAACTGGAGCGTTTCTGA
- the glcC gene encoding transcriptional regulator GlcC translates to MENPQTKRPQQVADVVSERIERLIVDGVLKVGQLLPSERRLTEKLGVSRTALREGLQLLRARGIIETRQGKGSFVAQIGGLGLTANSPLMHLFASQPRTLYDLFEVRSLLEGESARLAALRGTDADFVLITRAYDALVAGHYHPLPASEHARLDHAFHLAICEASHNPVLVQTLRSLTDLLLNTVFASVNNLYHRDAQKRQIDRHHARLYNAVTGRLPEQARKAAVAHIQNICDNLREIESEEQRLVRATLRLEGWA, encoded by the coding sequence ATGGAAAATCCGCAGACAAAACGCCCGCAGCAGGTCGCCGATGTCGTCAGCGAGCGCATTGAGCGGCTGATCGTCGACGGGGTGCTCAAGGTCGGTCAGCTACTGCCTTCCGAGCGGCGGCTGACCGAAAAACTCGGGGTGTCGCGCACGGCTCTGCGCGAGGGCCTGCAGCTGCTGCGCGCCAGGGGCATCATCGAAACCCGCCAGGGCAAGGGCTCGTTCGTCGCACAGATCGGCGGGCTCGGGCTGACCGCCAATTCGCCGCTGATGCACCTCTTCGCCTCCCAGCCACGCACCCTGTACGACCTGTTCGAGGTGCGCAGCCTGCTGGAAGGGGAGTCCGCCCGACTGGCGGCATTGCGTGGCACCGACGCGGATTTCGTGCTGATCACCCGGGCCTACGACGCGCTGGTGGCTGGCCATTATCACCCCTTGCCCGCCTCCGAACACGCACGGCTCGACCACGCGTTTCACCTGGCCATCTGCGAGGCGTCGCACAACCCGGTGCTGGTGCAGACCCTCCGTTCGCTGACGGATCTGCTGCTCAACACGGTGTTCGCCTCGGTCAACAACCTGTATCACCGTGATGCCCAGAAGCGCCAGATCGACCGCCACCACGCCCGGCTCTATAACGCAGTGACCGGGCGTTTGCCCGAGCAGGCGCGCAAGGCGGCGGTGGCACACATCCAGAACATCTGCGACAACCTGCGGGAGATCGAAAGCGAGGAGCAGCGACTGGTGCGCGCTACCCTGCGGCTGGAGGGTTGGGCTTAG
- the maiA gene encoding maleylacetoacetate isomerase: MDLFTYYRSTSSYRVRIALALKGLAFDALPVNLIRNGGEHHKADYLAINPQGRVPALRLDDGEVIIQSMAIIEYLEEFSPQHPLLPDALLDRARHRQVAALIGCDIHPLHNVAVLNRLRGMGHDEGDVTAWIGHWIGEGFAAVEALLGDVKYCFGTIGLADVYLLPQVYAARRFNVDMSPYPRICRVEALALQHPAFRTAHPDAQSDKPE; this comes from the coding sequence GTGGATCTTTTCACCTACTACCGATCGACCTCAAGCTACCGGGTGCGCATTGCCCTGGCGCTGAAAGGTCTCGCGTTCGACGCACTGCCGGTCAACCTGATCCGCAACGGCGGCGAACATCACAAGGCCGACTACCTGGCGATCAACCCCCAGGGCCGCGTTCCCGCCCTGAGGCTGGACGACGGTGAGGTGATCATCCAGTCCATGGCGATCATCGAATACCTCGAAGAGTTCTCCCCCCAACACCCATTGCTCCCCGACGCGCTGCTCGACCGCGCGCGCCATCGGCAGGTTGCCGCCCTGATCGGCTGCGACATTCATCCGCTGCACAACGTAGCGGTGCTCAATCGCCTGCGCGGCATGGGGCATGATGAAGGTGATGTGACGGCGTGGATCGGCCACTGGATCGGCGAAGGTTTCGCCGCAGTGGAAGCCCTGCTTGGCGACGTTAAATATTGTTTTGGCACCATTGGCCTGGCCGATGTGTACCTGCTGCCCCAGGTGTACGCGGCGCGGCGCTTCAACGTGGACATGAGCCCGTACCCGCGTATTTGCCGGGTCGAAGCGCTGGCCTTGCAGCATCCCGCGTTTCGGACCGCCCATCCCGATGCGCAATCCGACAAGCCGGAGTAA
- the hppD gene encoding 4-hydroxyphenylpyruvate dioxygenase, with translation MTDLYENPMGLMGFEFIEFASPTPNVLEPVFQIMGFTKVAHHRSKNVSLYRQGAINIILNNEPNSEASYFAAEHGPSVCGMAFRVKDSQMAYKRALELGAQPVEIGTGPMELRLPAIKGIGGAPLYLIDRFGEGTSIYDIDFVFIEGVDRHPKGAGLQFIDHLTHNVYRGRMAYWANFYEKLFNFRELRYFDIKGEYTGLTSKAMTAPDGMIRIPLNEESSKGAGQIEEFLMKFNGEGIQHVAFFTENLIDTWDRLKAMGMRFMTPPPETYYEMLEGRLPNHGEPENELKARGILLDGNSDGGNKRLLLQIFSETLMGPVFFEFIQRKGDDGFGEGNFKALFESIERDQVRRGVLAVD, from the coding sequence GTGACTGATCTCTACGAAAACCCGATGGGCCTGATGGGCTTTGAATTCATCGAATTCGCCTCGCCCACCCCGAACGTGCTGGAGCCGGTGTTCCAGATCATGGGCTTCACCAAAGTCGCCCATCACCGCTCCAAGAACGTGTCGCTGTACCGTCAGGGCGCGATCAACATCATCCTCAACAACGAGCCCAACAGCGAAGCGTCCTACTTCGCTGCGGAGCACGGCCCTTCGGTGTGCGGCATGGCCTTCCGGGTCAAGGACTCGCAAATGGCCTACAAGCGCGCACTGGAACTCGGCGCGCAGCCTGTCGAGATCGGCACCGGGCCCATGGAACTGCGCCTGCCGGCGATCAAGGGGATTGGCGGCGCGCCGTTGTACCTGATCGACCGTTTTGGCGAGGGCACGTCGATCTACGACATCGACTTCGTGTTCATCGAAGGCGTCGACCGTCACCCCAAGGGCGCCGGCCTGCAGTTCATCGATCACCTGACCCACAACGTCTACCGCGGTCGGATGGCCTACTGGGCGAACTTCTACGAGAAGCTGTTCAACTTCCGCGAGCTGCGTTATTTCGACATCAAGGGCGAGTACACCGGCCTGACCTCGAAAGCGATGACCGCGCCGGACGGCATGATCCGCATCCCGCTGAACGAAGAGTCGTCCAAAGGCGCCGGGCAGATCGAAGAATTTCTGATGAAGTTCAACGGCGAGGGGATTCAGCACGTCGCGTTCTTCACCGAAAACCTGATCGACACCTGGGACCGGCTCAAGGCGATGGGCATGCGCTTCATGACCCCGCCGCCGGAGACCTATTACGAGATGCTCGAAGGCCGTCTGCCCAACCACGGCGAACCGGAGAACGAGCTCAAGGCGCGGGGGATTCTGCTGGACGGCAATTCCGACGGCGGAAACAAGCGTCTGCTGCTGCAGATCTTCTCGGAAACCCTGATGGGGCCGGTGTTCTTCGAATTCATCCAGCGCAAGGGCGACGATGGCTTCGGCGAGGGCAATTTCAAGGCGTTGTTCGAGTCGATCGAGCGCGATCAAGTGCGCAGAGGTGTGTTGGCGGTGGATTGA
- a CDS encoding IclR family transcriptional regulator — protein sequence MTDDSTPATAPRQQKVQSAEVGVGILKALAELAPATSLSKLAEYVGMPASKVHRYLQALVDSGFAEQDPASNHYRLGRSALQVGLAALSQLDVLKTSAPALIALRDELNETCFLAVWGNKGPTVVYVEQSLGAVTLVTQIGSVLPLLSSSTGLVFDTFLSPTETAVLREAESASLNAAQMKEIDRHIGEIRSTGVHQIHGLLMAGVNAVSSPVFAMGNKLVGVVTVVGSASVFTDQRQALAAQKLLQTAQAISARMGGEIPQLE from the coding sequence ATGACCGACGATTCCACCCCCGCCACCGCGCCACGCCAACAGAAAGTCCAGTCGGCAGAAGTCGGCGTCGGCATCCTCAAGGCGTTGGCCGAACTGGCGCCCGCCACCTCGCTGTCGAAACTCGCCGAGTACGTCGGCATGCCGGCCAGCAAGGTCCACCGCTACCTGCAAGCGCTGGTGGACAGCGGTTTTGCCGAGCAGGACCCGGCCAGCAATCACTATCGTCTGGGGCGTTCGGCGCTGCAGGTCGGCCTGGCGGCGTTGAGCCAGCTGGATGTGCTCAAGACCTCTGCCCCGGCATTGATCGCGCTGCGCGATGAACTCAACGAAACCTGCTTTCTGGCGGTGTGGGGCAACAAAGGCCCGACGGTTGTGTACGTCGAGCAGTCGCTGGGGGCGGTCACGCTGGTCACGCAGATCGGTTCGGTGCTGCCGCTGCTCAGTTCGTCCACCGGGCTGGTGTTCGACACCTTTCTGTCGCCGACCGAAACTGCCGTGTTGAGAGAGGCAGAATCAGCCTCGTTGAACGCAGCCCAAATGAAGGAAATTGACCGGCACATCGGCGAGATCCGCAGCACCGGGGTGCATCAGATTCATGGCTTGTTGATGGCCGGCGTCAACGCGGTGTCGTCGCCGGTGTTTGCCATGGGCAACAAGCTGGTGGGTGTGGTGACGGTGGTGGGTTCGGCGTCGGTGTTCACCGATCAGCGTCAGGCCCTTGCCGCACAGAAACTGCTGCAGACGGCACAGGCGATCAGCGCGCGAATGGGTGGGGAAATACCGCAGTTGGAATGA